A genomic segment from Candidatus Dormiibacterota bacterium encodes:
- the aroQ gene encoding type II 3-dehydroquinate dehydratase — protein sequence MRVLILHGANLNLLGERQPEIYGAQTLTDINELIRTAARELRIDVDFAQHNSEGAIIDALHAARSDYDAVVMNPGAYSHYSYAIADAIASIPVPVIEVHLSNIASREAHRRISVTASACIGSISGFGPRSYVLALHAVAQTPGK from the coding sequence ATGCGAGTCCTGATTTTGCACGGCGCCAACCTCAATCTGTTAGGCGAACGGCAACCGGAGATTTACGGTGCGCAAACGCTGACCGATATCAACGAACTCATTCGAACCGCGGCGCGCGAATTACGCATCGATGTCGATTTCGCACAACATAATAGCGAGGGAGCGATTATCGATGCGTTGCATGCAGCGCGAAGCGATTACGATGCCGTCGTGATGAACCCGGGCGCCTACTCTCACTACTCCTATGCGATCGCCGATGCGATCGCCTCGATTCCGGTGCCCGTTATCGAAGTGCATCTTTCCAATATCGCCTCGCGCGAAGCGCATCGCCGCATCAGCGTGACGGCAAGCGCCTGCATCGGGAGCATATCCGGGTTCGGCCCCCGCTCGTACGTGTTGGCGCTCCATGCTGTGGCGCAAACGCCTGGAAAATAA